One Curtobacterium herbarum genomic window carries:
- a CDS encoding carbohydrate kinase family protein, producing the protein MTGRPITVAGEALVDVVQDQQAREVPGGSPANVALGLARLGAPVEFATWLGDDARGHRIADHLRASGVRLVDDVFRATRTSSAVVRLAPDGQPRYEFDIEWDLPALPQTPRWLHVGSIGAFLEPGARQVAELARRTAAAGGTVSFDPNIRPALLGSAADERVVFERLAAIADVVKLSDEDAAWLYPGLPEDTVLDRLLAIGVQIAALTTGAAGSLLATSTHRVSVPGERVDVIDTVGAGDSYMATLIWQLQHHGGTFGPISRSMLTELGRVSTRAAAITVTRPGADLPSVDDLVPAGTEPETVTSR; encoded by the coding sequence ATGACCGGCCGCCCGATCACCGTCGCGGGGGAGGCGCTGGTCGACGTCGTGCAGGACCAGCAGGCACGCGAAGTCCCCGGTGGGAGCCCTGCGAACGTCGCACTCGGGTTGGCCCGGCTCGGCGCGCCGGTCGAGTTCGCCACGTGGCTCGGGGACGACGCGCGGGGACACCGCATCGCCGACCACCTCCGGGCGTCCGGCGTCCGGCTCGTCGACGACGTGTTCCGCGCGACGCGCACGTCGTCCGCGGTCGTCCGGCTCGCACCGGACGGCCAGCCGAGGTACGAGTTCGACATCGAGTGGGACCTGCCGGCGCTGCCGCAGACGCCACGATGGCTGCACGTCGGATCGATCGGCGCGTTCCTCGAACCCGGAGCGCGCCAGGTGGCGGAACTGGCCCGGCGCACTGCGGCTGCCGGCGGGACGGTCTCGTTCGACCCGAACATCCGTCCCGCGCTCCTCGGCAGCGCCGCTGACGAACGCGTCGTGTTCGAGCGACTCGCAGCGATCGCCGACGTCGTGAAGCTCTCCGACGAGGACGCCGCCTGGCTCTACCCGGGACTGCCCGAGGACACCGTCCTCGATCGTCTCCTGGCGATCGGCGTGCAGATCGCTGCCCTGACCACGGGTGCGGCGGGGTCCCTCCTGGCGACCTCGACCCACCGGGTGTCGGTCCCCGGCGAACGTGTCGACGTGATCGACACCGTCGGCGCCGGCGACAGCTACATGGCGACGCTCATCTGGCAGCTGCAGCACCACGGCGGCACGTTCGGCCCGATCAGCCGGTCGATGCTCACCGAGCTCGGCCGGGTCAGTACCCGTGCCGCGGCGATCACCGTCACCCGGCCTGGTGCGGACCTGCCGAGCGTCGACGACCTGGTCCCCGCGGGGACCGAGCCCGAGACCGTGACCAGCCGATGA
- a CDS encoding DUF402 domain-containing protein encodes MDTSARSDRRSEPFAPGDPVVIRSVHDFGTRGDAVAFAVAGRVLVDEDALAVVASPVGSAVRRRAGVGSGPNGRLVLPEDWDGSYVEDRWTGAAVVRVHPTASPWSVWRWHDGSDWLPDWYVNLELPWIRTAIGFDSQDWTLDVVATTTPDGTWSVRYKDEDELAFYASTGHWPASMRAVIEQAGEEATAVALERGFPFDADWSGWVPDPAWPAPGLPTDWSVVR; translated from the coding sequence ATGGACACCAGCGCCCGTTCCGACCGCCGCAGTGAGCCCTTCGCCCCGGGCGACCCGGTCGTCATCCGCAGCGTGCACGACTTCGGCACCCGCGGGGACGCCGTCGCCTTCGCGGTCGCCGGCCGGGTCCTGGTCGACGAGGACGCCCTGGCCGTCGTCGCGAGTCCGGTCGGCTCGGCGGTCCGTCGCCGAGCCGGTGTCGGCAGCGGTCCGAACGGACGTCTCGTCCTGCCCGAGGACTGGGACGGTTCCTACGTCGAGGACCGGTGGACCGGCGCGGCCGTCGTCCGCGTGCACCCGACGGCCTCACCCTGGTCCGTGTGGCGCTGGCACGACGGTTCCGACTGGCTGCCCGATTGGTACGTCAACCTCGAGCTGCCCTGGATCCGGACCGCGATCGGGTTCGACAGCCAGGACTGGACGCTCGACGTCGTCGCCACCACCACCCCGGACGGCACCTGGTCGGTCCGGTACAAGGACGAGGACGAACTCGCCTTCTACGCCTCGACCGGTCACTGGCCCGCGAGCATGCGTGCCGTGATCGAGCAGGCAGGCGAGGAGGCCACCGCCGTCGCGCTCGAGCGAGGCTTCCCGTTCGACGCCGACTGGTCCGGCTGGGTGCCGGATCCCGCGTGGCCGGCGCCCGGACTGCCGACGGACTGGAGCGTGGTGCGGTGA
- a CDS encoding DUF7224 domain-containing protein, producing the protein MVIPRLVRRQPVVLLAVVGIVGVVLYDLAFVRSDNFAGYWTSTVSNASIFLIFSCAVSSAGAALAAGRARRGGLWATPAARKRSTLAFTALSPALLAGLVVQFSGLAVLIPPTIGAPGRIPFEMFFAWVAILVFHCALGFVLGRFLPMVASIPVAIFLSYCWLGFTWSVDYYPIRYLAGLVMVDCCSVDTVLDTRAIVAVIVFSVIGAAALLCTAVAPPLDLGRAKTAASWAVTVLGVIGAAVGGLHVAADLGPQPLRDRPSSEQRCEGSGPVVCLYPQQTAEGDPRTVLHRATTNLAAAGVHVPGRIEGSRGRSSAAVLRMVVAPHTSTPVVIESLAASLLPDDLAPYCGDGSDYPQRVDDAVVASWWLSSVAGRGQISEDAIRPIASSADTTAMIERFSHLTAAEQRSWYRSAMPALRSCDRAPVEVPTP; encoded by the coding sequence GTGGTGATCCCTCGTCTCGTCCGTCGTCAGCCGGTCGTGCTCCTCGCCGTGGTGGGGATCGTCGGGGTCGTGCTGTACGACCTGGCCTTCGTCCGCTCCGACAACTTCGCCGGGTACTGGACCTCCACGGTGAGCAACGCATCGATCTTCCTGATCTTCTCGTGCGCCGTGAGCTCGGCCGGCGCAGCGCTCGCAGCCGGCCGTGCACGCCGCGGCGGTCTCTGGGCGACACCAGCCGCTCGGAAACGCAGCACGTTGGCGTTCACTGCATTGTCGCCGGCATTGCTCGCCGGGCTCGTGGTGCAGTTCTCCGGCTTGGCTGTGCTCATTCCTCCGACGATCGGTGCGCCAGGCCGCATCCCTTTCGAGATGTTCTTCGCCTGGGTCGCGATCCTGGTGTTCCACTGCGCACTCGGATTCGTCCTGGGGAGATTCCTGCCGATGGTCGCGAGCATTCCCGTCGCAATCTTCCTCTCCTATTGCTGGTTGGGGTTCACGTGGTCGGTCGACTACTACCCGATCCGCTACCTCGCTGGACTGGTGATGGTTGATTGCTGCAGCGTGGACACGGTCCTCGACACGCGCGCCATCGTGGCAGTGATCGTCTTCAGCGTCATCGGCGCGGCAGCGCTCCTGTGCACGGCGGTGGCGCCTCCGCTCGACCTCGGCAGGGCGAAGACCGCCGCATCGTGGGCAGTGACGGTCCTCGGTGTCATCGGGGCTGCGGTCGGCGGTCTGCACGTGGCCGCCGACCTCGGCCCGCAACCGCTCCGAGACCGGCCGAGCTCCGAGCAACGATGCGAGGGCAGCGGACCGGTCGTCTGTCTGTACCCGCAACAGACGGCCGAGGGTGATCCCCGAACCGTCCTCCACCGGGCGACGACCAACCTCGCTGCCGCCGGAGTGCACGTCCCGGGACGGATCGAGGGCTCGCGGGGCCGTTCCTCCGCGGCCGTGCTGCGGATGGTCGTCGCTCCCCACACGTCCACTCCGGTAGTCATCGAGTCACTCGCAGCGAGCCTGCTGCCGGACGATCTGGCGCCCTACTGCGGCGACGGGTCCGACTACCCGCAACGGGTCGATGACGCGGTCGTCGCGAGTTGGTGGCTCTCGAGCGTCGCCGGCCGCGGCCAGATCTCCGAGGATGCGATCCGACCGATCGCCTCCAGCGCCGACACCACGGCCATGATCGAACGCTTCTCGCACCTGACAGCCGCAGAACAGCGTTCCTGGTACCGGTCGGCGATGCCGGCGCTGCGGTCCTGCGACCGGGCTCCGGTGGAGGTCCCGACACCGTGA
- a CDS encoding glycoside hydrolase family 32 protein produces the protein MTSEFRRRALFQGAGIGALALFATTAPGEAARAAAASLPASAAAGATAASFRAIYHMTPPAGWLSDPQRPVFTRGAYQLYYLHSDVDNGDGGWDHVSTTDGVDFAFQGTVIPLQTGLPTWTGCTLVDTDDTAGYGAGAVIALATRPTGGVRKYQEQYLFWSTDGGFTFTVRPEPVIVNTDGRAATTDAEIANAEWFRDPKVAWDDARGEWVCVIGRQRYAALYTSKNLIDWTLQRNFDYPDHDLGGIECPDLFQITADDGTTHWVLSGSMDAYDEGLPCTYAYWTGSWDGSFFTADDLTPQWLDWGWDWYAAVTWPSNEAPTTKRYGLGWMNNWKYANRQVPTDTSDGYNGQNSIVREITLEKQPDGRYALLSAPVAALRGTATRTIPIADQTVDGSTVLPYTGRAYEIELDVTWTDATDVGVSVGRSADGTRHTDIGKSGADLYVDRAPSDRAGFALTPYTRAVAPIDTAARSVHLRILVDTQSVEVFVDAGHIVSSNQVNFDVGDTGVSLYAVGGSATFTGITIREYGR, from the coding sequence ATGACCTCTGAATTCCGACGACGTGCGCTCTTCCAGGGCGCCGGGATCGGGGCGCTGGCGCTGTTCGCGACGACCGCCCCCGGTGAGGCAGCGCGCGCGGCTGCCGCGTCCCTCCCGGCGTCCGCGGCAGCGGGAGCGACCGCGGCCTCGTTCCGGGCGATATACCACATGACCCCGCCCGCCGGATGGCTGTCCGACCCGCAGCGCCCGGTGTTCACCCGCGGTGCGTACCAGCTCTACTACCTGCACTCCGACGTCGACAACGGCGACGGCGGATGGGATCACGTGTCCACCACCGATGGCGTCGACTTCGCCTTCCAGGGCACCGTCATCCCGCTCCAGACCGGCCTCCCCACCTGGACCGGCTGCACCCTGGTCGACACCGACGACACGGCCGGCTACGGCGCTGGCGCGGTCATCGCCCTCGCCACCCGACCGACCGGAGGCGTCCGGAAGTACCAGGAGCAGTACCTCTTCTGGTCCACCGACGGCGGCTTCACGTTCACCGTCCGACCGGAGCCCGTCATCGTCAACACCGACGGGCGCGCAGCGACCACCGATGCGGAGATCGCCAACGCCGAGTGGTTCCGCGACCCGAAGGTCGCCTGGGACGATGCCCGCGGCGAGTGGGTCTGCGTCATCGGCAGGCAGCGGTACGCCGCCCTCTACACGTCGAAGAACCTCATCGACTGGACCCTGCAGCGCAACTTCGACTACCCCGACCACGACCTGGGCGGCATCGAGTGCCCGGACCTGTTCCAGATCACCGCGGACGACGGCACCACGCACTGGGTCCTCAGCGGCAGCATGGACGCGTACGACGAGGGACTGCCCTGCACCTACGCGTACTGGACCGGCTCGTGGGACGGCTCGTTCTTCACCGCCGACGACCTCACACCCCAGTGGCTCGACTGGGGATGGGACTGGTACGCCGCGGTCACGTGGCCGTCGAACGAGGCGCCGACCACGAAGCGGTACGGGCTCGGCTGGATGAACAACTGGAAGTACGCCAACCGGCAGGTCCCGACCGACACCTCGGACGGCTACAACGGTCAGAACTCCATCGTCCGTGAGATCACGCTGGAGAAGCAGCCGGACGGCCGGTACGCCCTCCTCAGCGCACCCGTCGCAGCACTCCGGGGCACCGCGACCCGCACGATCCCGATCGCTGACCAGACCGTCGACGGGTCCACCGTCCTGCCGTACACCGGGCGTGCCTACGAGATCGAGCTCGACGTCACGTGGACCGACGCCACCGACGTCGGCGTCTCGGTCGGCCGCTCCGCCGACGGGACCCGTCACACCGACATCGGCAAGTCCGGCGCGGATCTATACGTCGACCGTGCTCCCTCCGACCGTGCCGGGTTCGCACTCACGCCGTACACGCGTGCAGTCGCTCCCATCGACACGGCGGCCCGATCCGTCCACCTCCGGATCCTGGTCGACACGCAGAGCGTCGAGGTGTTCGTCGATGCCGGTCACATCGTGTCGTCGAACCAGGTGAACTTCGACGTCGGGGACACCGGCGTCTCGCTGTACGCCGTCGGCGGGTCCGCGACCTTCACCGGCATCACCATCCGCGAGTACGGACGCTGA
- a CDS encoding ATP-binding cassette domain-containing protein, which produces MSIEFGSGRTVLLGPNGAGKSTLMGLLASVHRPQRGSVELRGVGTPFARRSLAPFRRAVAWLPQHAGTFPGLTVREHVAYAGWLKGLGRKDAYRRAVDALGPVGLVDRADSPATQLSGGQTRRMHLAGALVHDAQVILLDEPTAGFDPQQQARFHETVQALDPAIAVVVSTHDVSDLSGSYDRVVVLDGGEVRFDGPVSGFLDVAPTGTATHRRGEAAYSTLVRGER; this is translated from the coding sequence ATGTCCATCGAATTCGGTTCGGGTCGCACGGTGCTGCTCGGACCGAACGGTGCCGGCAAGTCCACGCTCATGGGACTCCTCGCGAGTGTCCACCGGCCCCAGCGCGGATCGGTCGAGCTGCGTGGTGTCGGGACGCCCTTCGCTCGGCGGTCCCTCGCTCCGTTCCGACGAGCGGTCGCGTGGCTCCCACAGCATGCGGGGACGTTCCCCGGGCTGACCGTCCGGGAGCACGTCGCCTACGCCGGCTGGCTGAAGGGCCTGGGGCGGAAGGACGCGTACCGTCGCGCTGTCGATGCGCTCGGTCCGGTCGGACTCGTCGACCGTGCGGACAGCCCCGCCACGCAGCTCTCCGGTGGGCAGACTCGCCGCATGCACCTCGCCGGCGCGCTGGTCCACGACGCCCAGGTCATCCTGTTGGACGAGCCTACGGCCGGCTTCGACCCGCAGCAGCAGGCCCGCTTCCACGAGACGGTGCAGGCGCTCGACCCCGCCATCGCGGTGGTCGTGTCGACGCACGACGTCAGCGATCTGAGTGGGTCGTACGATCGCGTCGTCGTCCTCGACGGCGGCGAGGTCCGGTTCGACGGCCCGGTGAGCGGGTTCCTCGACGTGGCGCCGACCGGCACCGCGACGCACCGGCGGGGCGAGGCGGCCTACTCAACGCTCGTCCGCGGGGAGCGCTGA
- a CDS encoding LLM class flavin-dependent oxidoreductase, with translation MPLDGTAPDRVGFLTIGSFDPADPSLGIEDTLRVIERGEALGLDSAWLRHRHLQHGISSPVAVMAAASQRTSRIELGTAVTPIGAENPFRLAEDLGTVDVLLGGRLNPGFSAGPPMNYDLYRDAIYPDTADHEDLGHDRLLRFRDLVGGAAVTDTVERRGIEEFSRTVQPLSAGLVDRLWYGTGSTRSAVWAAENGFHLLTSSVTRSEVGTDFATNQRAQIDAYLAAHPSPETARISQGLVVIPTDSATRDQEERYRRYVDSRSGRVGVPFGPGGLLFAADLVGTSAEIADRLRADVGYQVVTEVAFALPFDLEPDDYAQIITDLAERLGPELGWTPTTAG, from the coding sequence ATGCCCCTCGACGGAACTGCCCCCGACCGTGTCGGCTTCCTCACCATCGGTTCGTTCGACCCCGCCGATCCGTCTCTCGGGATCGAGGACACCCTCCGGGTGATCGAGCGCGGCGAGGCCCTGGGCCTGGACAGCGCCTGGCTCCGCCACCGGCACCTGCAACACGGCATCTCCTCCCCGGTCGCGGTGATGGCCGCCGCGTCGCAGCGGACGTCGCGGATCGAGCTGGGCACGGCCGTCACACCGATCGGCGCGGAGAACCCGTTCCGGCTCGCCGAGGACCTCGGCACGGTGGACGTGCTGCTCGGCGGCCGGCTGAACCCCGGGTTCTCGGCCGGTCCGCCGATGAACTACGACCTGTACCGCGACGCGATCTATCCCGACACCGCTGACCACGAGGACCTGGGGCACGACCGCCTCCTGCGTTTCCGCGACCTGGTCGGCGGAGCTGCGGTCACCGACACCGTCGAACGACGCGGCATCGAGGAGTTCTCGCGCACGGTGCAGCCCCTCAGCGCCGGTCTGGTGGACCGGCTCTGGTACGGGACCGGCAGCACGCGGTCGGCCGTCTGGGCAGCCGAGAACGGCTTCCACCTGCTCACGTCGAGCGTCACCCGCAGCGAGGTCGGCACGGACTTCGCCACGAACCAGCGGGCCCAGATCGACGCCTACCTCGCCGCGCACCCCAGCCCGGAGACCGCCCGCATCTCCCAGGGGCTCGTGGTCATCCCGACGGACAGCGCGACCCGCGACCAGGAGGAGCGCTACCGCCGCTACGTCGACTCGCGTTCCGGCCGGGTCGGGGTCCCGTTCGGGCCCGGCGGACTGCTCTTCGCCGCGGACCTCGTGGGGACCTCGGCGGAGATCGCCGACCGACTGCGCGCCGACGTCGGCTACCAGGTGGTCACCGAGGTCGCGTTCGCGCTGCCGTTCGACCTCGAACCGGACGACTACGCCCAGATCATCACGGACCTCGCCGAGCGGCTCGGCCCGGAACTCGGCTGGACCCCGACGACCGCGGGGTGA
- a CDS encoding NUDIX domain-containing protein, whose product MTTTRGATEPDSRGRTGLDRVGRDLDRNPDVVVRDVEVTSDGWHVLRRTTFDVRGRDGSWTTQQRETYDRGNGAAVLPYDPVRGTVLLTRQFRWPAYVNDHPDGMLVEVAAGLLDADDPETAVRREAHEELGVRLGPLTHVVDAYMSPGSVTERVHCYAAPYGPEDLVDAGGGVADEGEEIEVLEVSVDQAMAMLEDGRIVDGKTILLLQWAALHGVLRTDG is encoded by the coding sequence GTGACGACGACGCGAGGGGCCACTGAGCCCGACAGCAGGGGACGGACCGGCCTCGACCGGGTCGGCCGCGATCTCGACCGCAACCCCGACGTGGTCGTCCGGGACGTCGAGGTCACGTCCGACGGCTGGCACGTGCTGCGTCGGACCACGTTCGACGTCCGAGGTCGGGACGGCTCCTGGACGACCCAGCAGCGTGAGACCTACGACCGGGGCAACGGTGCCGCGGTCCTGCCGTACGACCCGGTGCGTGGCACGGTCCTGCTCACCCGACAGTTCCGCTGGCCGGCGTACGTCAACGACCACCCGGACGGGATGCTCGTCGAGGTGGCTGCCGGCCTGCTCGACGCCGACGACCCGGAGACCGCGGTCCGGCGGGAGGCGCACGAGGAGCTCGGCGTCCGGCTCGGCCCGCTCACACACGTGGTCGACGCGTACATGAGTCCCGGCTCCGTCACCGAGCGGGTGCACTGCTACGCCGCTCCCTACGGACCGGAGGACCTGGTCGACGCGGGCGGCGGCGTCGCCGACGAAGGCGAGGAGATCGAGGTGCTCGAGGTGTCCGTCGACCAGGCGATGGCGATGCTCGAGGACGGCCGGATCGTCGACGGCAAGACCATCCTGCTGCTGCAGTGGGCCGCACTGCACGGCGTCCTGCGCACCGACGGCTGA
- a CDS encoding glycoside hydrolase family 32 protein: MTDTDTDTGTGTGTGTTTVRTALPAAATDHHLPQFHVRLPRGYVNDPNGPVDIGGQVHLYFQSRPRVDLEVPVEWGHATSEDLVHWTLHRPAIVPVPGGADSGGAWSGNTVLHDGTVRAYYSGKVDHSPFQSVLLAESTDGGNTYGPGVQVVADPSADEAITMFRDPFVWQDEGGWSMAVGAASADQTASVRHYRSADGVTWTSVGDLVAMPRTTVDGIDTGEGWECPQVLRIDGTDVAIVASWSHAHGPGDVVAIPLTGVPHPARVDDGQHFYAASVMRTSSWGPVLFGWVTEGRTEEWTEQVGWSGAISVPRRTWLADGRLGSEPHPALEALRAGRPEPADGATVGAQVEIVLPVAVTGSILVRFSEAEYLDIRIDLEADTLTVDRSRSSRDSRADRRPAVVRAPFDRSAERPAVRVLVDGSVVEVFTSAGRSVTTRVYPEQAPPWTVEAPAEALVWELTGTAVTVAGQR; the protein is encoded by the coding sequence ATGACCGACACCGACACCGACACCGGCACCGGCACCGGCACCGGCACCACCACCGTCCGCACGGCGCTGCCCGCTGCCGCCACCGACCACCACCTCCCGCAGTTCCACGTCAGGCTTCCCCGCGGGTACGTCAACGACCCGAACGGCCCCGTCGACATCGGTGGGCAGGTCCACCTGTACTTCCAGTCCCGGCCCCGCGTCGACCTGGAGGTCCCGGTGGAGTGGGGGCACGCCACCAGCGAGGACCTCGTGCACTGGACCCTGCACCGACCGGCCATCGTCCCGGTCCCGGGTGGCGCTGATTCGGGAGGCGCGTGGTCCGGCAACACCGTGCTCCACGACGGCACCGTCCGCGCCTACTACTCGGGCAAGGTCGACCACAGTCCGTTCCAGTCCGTGCTCCTCGCCGAGTCCACGGACGGCGGCAACACCTACGGCCCCGGCGTGCAGGTCGTGGCCGACCCGTCCGCCGACGAAGCGATCACCATGTTCCGTGACCCGTTCGTCTGGCAGGACGAGGGCGGCTGGTCGATGGCCGTCGGAGCGGCATCAGCCGACCAGACCGCGTCCGTCCGTCACTACCGGTCCGCCGACGGCGTCACCTGGACCTCCGTCGGTGACCTGGTGGCGATGCCCCGCACCACGGTCGACGGCATCGACACGGGCGAAGGGTGGGAGTGTCCCCAGGTCCTCCGGATCGACGGGACCGACGTCGCCATCGTGGCGTCCTGGTCGCACGCGCACGGCCCGGGCGACGTCGTCGCGATCCCGCTGACCGGCGTACCGCACCCCGCCAGGGTCGACGACGGGCAGCACTTCTACGCGGCATCCGTGATGCGGACGAGCTCGTGGGGGCCGGTGCTCTTCGGTTGGGTCACCGAAGGCCGCACCGAGGAGTGGACCGAGCAGGTCGGCTGGTCCGGCGCGATCTCCGTGCCCCGCAGGACGTGGCTCGCGGACGGGCGGCTCGGCAGCGAGCCGCACCCCGCGCTCGAGGCCCTCCGCGCCGGTCGGCCGGAGCCGGCCGACGGGGCCACGGTCGGCGCGCAGGTGGAGATCGTGCTGCCGGTCGCCGTCACCGGCAGCATCCTGGTCCGGTTCTCGGAGGCCGAGTACCTCGACATCCGCATCGATCTGGAGGCTGACACCCTCACCGTCGACCGGTCCCGTTCCAGCCGCGACAGTCGCGCCGATCGACGTCCGGCAGTCGTCCGAGCGCCGTTCGACCGGTCCGCGGAGCGGCCCGCGGTGCGGGTGCTGGTGGACGGCTCCGTCGTCGAGGTGTTCACCAGCGCCGGTCGCTCCGTCACCACGCGCGTCTACCCCGAGCAGGCACCGCCCTGGACGGTGGAGGCCCCCGCGGAGGCACTGGTCTGGGAGCTGACCGGCACCGCCGTGACCGTGGCTGGGCAGCGATGA
- a CDS encoding SGNH/GDSL hydrolase family protein yields the protein MTDHSSKSGRGISRRGLLQGAAVTLGGAALTGAASSPASAAGTKPFIPSGLTYQANDPLAGFFRKVAAGTATIVTAGDSITEAFGAANPQKGYPARVRARLRNGAGQAPGGLDYIPARSQYSTVRTPPATATYVTYAGPDGAAIDLRSATYAGDRSTRSGLGRRAVALTSSRVRSLSFTQRFTSLVLAWRATSSTRDAVSITIDGTTVPLPAVSSGEQTWTSPPRASATHTVTVTWASGEPFVEGWQLFDGDEGGGFHVLEASQSESRTEGFALASSAANGNDSWADALRRFSPDLITSMWGTNDYGKVTPAVLTQQTRNYLDLVHDRSPASALLVVMPYQLGAASATEWAKYRAAQQQAVNTFRSANPGVAIGFFDLGAYVPPYFGQTGAKDNPYMSDGIHPNDTGYDVIAAILYAYFTSTPA from the coding sequence ATGACGGATCACAGTTCGAAGAGCGGCCGAGGGATCTCGCGCCGAGGTCTGCTGCAGGGAGCCGCCGTCACGCTCGGCGGAGCAGCCCTGACCGGGGCGGCATCGTCGCCGGCATCGGCGGCGGGTACCAAGCCGTTCATCCCGTCCGGGCTGACGTACCAGGCGAACGATCCGCTGGCGGGCTTCTTCCGCAAGGTCGCCGCCGGCACCGCGACCATCGTCACGGCGGGTGACTCGATCACCGAGGCCTTCGGCGCGGCGAACCCGCAGAAGGGGTACCCGGCACGGGTGCGGGCACGACTCCGCAACGGTGCGGGACAGGCGCCCGGCGGGCTGGACTACATCCCCGCTCGCTCGCAGTACAGCACCGTCCGGACACCGCCGGCGACGGCGACGTACGTCACGTACGCGGGGCCGGACGGTGCCGCGATCGACCTGCGCTCCGCGACCTACGCGGGGGACCGGAGCACGCGGTCCGGACTCGGCCGGCGTGCCGTCGCCCTGACGAGCAGCCGGGTCCGGTCGCTCTCGTTCACGCAGCGCTTCACGTCGCTCGTGCTCGCCTGGCGCGCGACCTCGAGCACGCGTGACGCCGTGTCGATCACCATCGACGGCACCACGGTTCCGCTGCCGGCCGTGTCCAGTGGTGAGCAGACCTGGACCAGCCCGCCCCGGGCCTCCGCGACGCACACCGTGACGGTCACCTGGGCCAGCGGCGAACCCTTCGTCGAGGGGTGGCAGCTCTTCGACGGCGACGAGGGCGGCGGGTTCCACGTCCTCGAAGCGTCGCAGTCGGAGTCGCGGACCGAGGGGTTCGCGCTCGCGTCGTCGGCCGCCAACGGCAACGACAGCTGGGCCGACGCGCTCCGTCGGTTCTCCCCGGACCTGATCACGTCGATGTGGGGGACGAACGACTACGGCAAGGTCACCCCGGCGGTCCTGACGCAGCAGACGCGCAACTACCTCGACCTGGTGCACGACCGGAGCCCGGCCTCCGCGTTGCTCGTGGTCATGCCCTACCAGTTGGGCGCGGCCTCGGCGACGGAGTGGGCGAAGTACCGGGCCGCGCAGCAGCAGGCCGTGAACACGTTCCGTTCCGCGAACCCGGGAGTCGCGATCGGGTTCTTCGACCTCGGTGCGTACGTGCCGCCGTACTTCGGCCAGACCGGGGCGAAGGACAACCCGTACATGTCCGACGGCATCCACCCGAACGACACCGGCTACGACGTGATCGCGGCGATCCTGTACGCGTACTTCACGTCGACGCCGGCCTGA
- a CDS encoding GNAT family N-acetyltransferase yields MSGLEARPAEPTRPTVTRLPDAVIPVDATTALTAFVVADAPALVAAVTDPEIRRWLPLPRPYPVELAEHWVTEGTESTRVSGTGLVRCIRVDGALAGCIDVKRVDWRARTAEVGYWLAPGFRGRGLASAAVRTLSSWLLDVHSFERVELRVATGNTASARVASRAGFVHEGVARNAGFTDDGRVDLAVWSRIAGPERT; encoded by the coding sequence GTGAGCGGACTGGAGGCGCGCCCCGCGGAACCGACGCGGCCGACGGTGACGCGCCTCCCGGACGCCGTCATCCCCGTGGACGCGACGACGGCGTTGACCGCGTTCGTCGTGGCGGACGCGCCGGCGCTCGTCGCGGCGGTCACGGACCCGGAGATCCGCCGGTGGTTGCCGCTGCCGCGCCCGTACCCGGTGGAGCTCGCCGAGCACTGGGTGACCGAGGGCACCGAGTCGACCCGCGTCAGTGGAACCGGGCTGGTCCGCTGCATCCGGGTCGACGGCGCCCTGGCCGGTTGCATCGACGTGAAGCGCGTCGACTGGCGAGCCCGCACGGCGGAGGTCGGCTACTGGCTCGCGCCCGGGTTCCGCGGGCGGGGCCTGGCGTCCGCTGCCGTCCGGACGCTGTCGTCGTGGTTGCTGGACGTCCACTCCTTCGAACGTGTCGAGCTCCGTGTCGCGACCGGGAACACGGCGTCAGCGCGGGTCGCGTCCCGCGCCGGGTTCGTCCACGAAGGTGTGGCGCGGAACGCCGGGTTCACGGACGATGGCCGGGTGGACCTGGCGGTGTGGTCGCGCATCGCGGGTCCGGAGCGCACCTGA